In Lycium ferocissimum isolate CSIRO_LF1 chromosome 11, AGI_CSIRO_Lferr_CH_V1, whole genome shotgun sequence, a single genomic region encodes these proteins:
- the LOC132037058 gene encoding cytochrome P450 71D10-like, whose product MDTFTVLSASILFFIVLVKILKKFEAKNSTMKLPPGPKKLPIIGNMHQLLGSQIHHKLRDLAMKYGPLMHLQLGEISTIIVSSPDIAKEIMQTHDVIFAQRPYLLAPSVISYNCNIGFSPCGTYWRQLRKICATELLTSKRVQSFRSIREEEVYNLISSFSINKGSIINLSARIFSMTYAITARAAFGKENKYQEDFIKCVEDVVKVYAGFSISDVYPSIKLLETISGMRAKVEKVHKRIDAILEHIINEHTEKNPTPKQIKKEENEDAVDVLLKIQKDGDLEVPLTRDNIKAVLMDIFAAGSDTSATAAEWVMAELLKNPLVMERAQIEIREAFQDKGNVEESGICKLKYFQSVIKETMRLHPPVPLLLPRESREPCEINGYKIPAKTRVIVNAWAIGRDPKQWSEPEKFHPERFLDSTVDYMGHDFRFLPFGAGRRICPGILFGLADIELPLAQLLYHFDWKLPGEEELDMTEKFALTVRPKNHLQLIPVPYDPYLSNMH is encoded by the exons ATGGATACATTCACTGTTCTTTCTGCCTCTATCCTCTTTTTCATTGTACTTGTTAAAATCTTGAAGAAATTTGAGGCCAAAAACTCTACGATGAAACTGCCTCCAGGGCCAAAAAAGTTGCCTATCATAGGGAACATGCATCAACTTCTAGGTTCACAAATACACCACAAACTAAGAGATTTAGCCATGAAATATGGACCATTAATGCATCTTCAGCTCGGCGAAATCTCCACAATTATCGTCTCATCACCAGATATCGCCAAGGAAATTATGCAAACACACGATGTGATATTTGCTCAAAGACCTTACCTCCTTGCACCCAGTGTTATCAGTTACAACTGTAATATTGGTTTTTCACCTTGTGGAACTTACTGGAGACAACTGCGTAAAATTTGTGCCACCGAGCTTTTAACTTCAAAGCGCGTTCAATCATTTCGATCAATTAGAGAAGAAGAGGTATATAATCTAATAAGCTCGTTCTCTATCAATAAGGGATCCATTATCAATCTTAGCGCCCGAATTTTCTCAATGACATATGCGATCACAGCGCGTGCTGCTTTTGGAAAAGAGAACAAATACCAAGAAGATTTCATCAAGTGTGTGGAGGATGTTGTGAAGGTTTATGCAGGTTTTAGTATATCAGATGTATACCCTTCAATCAAATTACTGGAAACAATCAGTGGCATGAGAGCTAAGGTTGAGAAAGTTCATAAAAGAATTGATGCAATACTTGAACATATTATTAATGAGCATACAGAGAAAAACCCCACaccaaaacaaatcaagaaagaagaaaatgaagacgCAGTCGATGTTCTTCTAAAAATTCAGAAAGATGGTGATCTTGAAGTTCCACTGACTCGTGACAATATCAAAGCTGTCCTCATG GACATTTTTGCAGCGGGGAGCGATACATCAGCAACTGCAGCAGAGTGGGTAATGGCTGAATTGCTTAAAAATCCACTTGTGATGGAAAGGGCACAAATTGAAATCAGAGAGGCATTTCAAGATAAAGGAAATGTTGAAGAATCAGGCATTTGCAAACTAAAATACTTTCAGTCAGTTATCAAAGAAACCATGAGGCTGCACCCTCCTGTTCCCTTATTACTTCCAAGGGAAAGCAGGGAGCCTTGTGAAATCAATGGATATAAAATTCCAGCCAAGACGAGAGTCATCGTTAACGCATGGGCAATTGGCAGAGATCCAAAGCAATGGTCTGAACCTGAGAAATTTCATCCTGAGAGATTTCTGGATTCAACGGTGGATTACATGGGACATGACTTTCGCTTTTTGCCATTTGGTGCAGGAAGAAGGATATGCCCAGGCATATTATTTGGTCTTGCTGATATTGAACTTCCACTTGCACAATTGCTATACCATTTTGATTGGAAATTGCCAGGTGAAGAAGAACTAGACATGACTGAGAAATTTGCTTTGACAGTTAGGCCCAAAAATCATCTGCAGTTGATCCCAGTTCCTTATGATCCTTATCTTTCAAATATGCATTAA
- the LOC132036370 gene encoding germin-like protein 11-1, with amino-acid sequence MRISFILAFPIYMCLCKAKDTDNLYDVCPTDITRKNIFINGYPCKNPAEITASDFKNSVLSKEGDTDNFPRSSTTIVTAAEFAGLNTLGLSVARTDLDIDGVVAPHAHPRASEMMFVGKGIVIAGFIDTKSQLFQKTLKEGDVFIVPRGLLHYNLNSGFELATVYSVLSSQNPGLVSITGAIFAPIVSEPMNELMKKLFLRSTSGMDLIKNATLYRY; translated from the exons ATGAGGATCAGTTTCATATTAGCATTTCCAATTTACATGTGTCTTTGCAAGGCAAAAGACACTGATAATCTCTATGATGTTTGTCCTACCGATATTACGCGCAAAAACATCTTCATAAATGGCTATCCATGCAAGAATCCAGCAGAAATAACTGCTTCTGATTTCAAAAACTCTGTTTTGAGCAAGGAAGGCGACACAGATAACTTTCCGcgttcatcaacaacaatagtCACCGCTGCGGAGTTTGCGGGGCTCAACACTCTCGGGTTATCTGTTGCCAGGACTGATCTGGATATAGATGGCGTG GTAGCGCCACATGCTCATCCAAGAGCTTCCGAGATGATGTTTGTTGGCAAAGGAATAGTAATTGCTGGATTTATCGATACCAAAAGCCAATTATTCCAAAAGACTCTTAAAGAAGGCGATGTTTTTATTGTCCCTAGAGGACTTCTACATTACAACTTGAATTCCGGGTTCGAATTAGCCACTGTGTACTCAGTGCTAAGCAGCCAGAATCCTGGTTTAGTGAGTATAACAGGTGCAATATTTGCACCAATTGTTTCGGAACCCATGAATGAGCTGATGAAGAAGCTATTTTTGCGTTCAACGTCAGGGATGGATCTGATTAAAAACGCGACATTATATCGTTATTAG